From one Catellatospora sp. IY07-71 genomic stretch:
- a CDS encoding recombinase family protein: MWDSKADLLAGGDLVSALTYERASQDKKKQGKSVTDQRKLNHGEVARHSWQLGESFWDNDRSASRHAKKDRPGFEDLMDRIRSGTDDVLVVWEISRKERDLAVYVKIRDLCSEVGLNFWLVGGQLYDLRDRNDRMMLGFQAVQAEFQSDYIRDNVQRGVNGAAQAGRPHGKLAYGFERIYHSKTKVLLEQRADEEVHVATSATGVKTEYTKAGVVREIFEKVAKGVPLIRIEESLNERGIPASQGGVWRRGIVRKIALNIAYIGKRSHFDEVTEGIWEGLVSEESYWSVRNMLEDPKRTTWKPARAHYLLSYLVKCGKCGGPLSVGNVNRHGWTGQVYSCLHKRCAAVKMQYLDEYVERIVVGWLSRPATYENLHRVFDDQGVVRARAEAQRLRAELEEWRAAAEIGDVTATSFRRVEPGLIQRIKGAEAKAREAGVPPVLRGMIGPHAEAEWAALGDDVARKREIIKEIFELKLMPAGKGTRKFSGSRVAKRWLLLDDDAAVPAERPASVVTGG; this comes from the coding sequence GTGTGGGACTCGAAGGCCGACCTTCTGGCCGGCGGGGATCTCGTGTCGGCGTTGACGTACGAGCGTGCGAGCCAGGACAAGAAGAAGCAGGGCAAGTCGGTCACCGATCAGCGCAAGCTCAACCACGGCGAGGTGGCACGGCATTCGTGGCAGTTGGGTGAGTCGTTCTGGGACAACGACCGGTCGGCGTCGCGGCACGCGAAGAAGGACCGGCCGGGGTTCGAGGACTTGATGGACCGCATCCGGTCGGGCACCGATGACGTGCTGGTGGTGTGGGAGATCTCGCGTAAGGAGCGTGATCTTGCGGTGTACGTGAAGATTCGTGACTTGTGTAGCGAGGTTGGGCTGAATTTCTGGCTGGTCGGCGGGCAGTTGTACGACCTGCGTGACCGCAACGACCGGATGATGCTGGGCTTCCAGGCGGTGCAGGCGGAGTTCCAGTCCGATTACATCCGCGACAACGTGCAGCGCGGGGTGAACGGTGCGGCGCAGGCCGGTCGCCCGCACGGGAAGCTCGCCTACGGGTTCGAGCGCATCTACCACTCCAAGACCAAGGTGCTGCTGGAGCAGCGCGCCGATGAGGAGGTGCACGTCGCGACCTCGGCCACCGGAGTGAAGACGGAGTACACCAAGGCGGGGGTGGTGCGGGAGATCTTCGAGAAGGTAGCCAAGGGGGTGCCCTTGATCCGGATCGAGGAGAGCCTGAACGAACGGGGTATCCCGGCGTCGCAGGGCGGGGTGTGGCGGCGCGGCATCGTCCGCAAGATCGCGTTGAACATCGCCTACATCGGCAAGCGGTCACACTTCGACGAGGTCACCGAGGGCATATGGGAGGGTCTGGTCAGCGAGGAGTCGTACTGGTCGGTGCGCAACATGCTGGAGGACCCCAAGCGCACGACGTGGAAGCCCGCACGGGCGCACTATCTGCTGTCGTACCTGGTCAAGTGCGGCAAGTGTGGGGGGCCGTTGTCGGTGGGCAACGTGAACCGGCACGGCTGGACCGGGCAGGTGTACTCGTGCCTGCACAAGCGGTGCGCGGCGGTGAAGATGCAGTACCTCGACGAATACGTGGAACGGATCGTGGTCGGCTGGCTGTCGCGGCCTGCGACGTACGAGAATTTGCACCGGGTGTTCGATGACCAGGGCGTGGTGCGGGCGCGTGCGGAGGCGCAGCGTTTGCGGGCGGAGTTGGAGGAGTGGCGGGCGGCGGCCGAGATCGGTGACGTGACGGCGACGTCGTTCCGGCGCGTGGAGCCGGGGTTGATCCAGCGGATCAAGGGCGCGGAGGCCAAGGCGCGTGAGGCGGGGGTGCCGCCGGTGCTGCGCGGGATGATCGGCCCGCACGCCGAGGCCGAGTGGGCCGCGCTCGGTGACGACGTGGCCCGCAAGCGCGAAATCATCAAGGAGATCTTCGAGTTGAAGTTGATGCCCGCGGGTAAGGGCACGCGCAAGTTCAGCGGGAGTCGGGTGGCCAAGCGCTGGCTGCTACTGGATGACGACGCTGCGGTGCCCGCTGAGCGCCCGGCCTCGGTCGTCACGGGCGGGTGA
- a CDS encoding type IV secretory system conjugative DNA transfer family protein: MTADKPTHDSTGGPQTSAARLRLRPEGDPARARPKALGVTDADASGRLVGLHVADSRYHLHVLGPTGTGKSTLLLNYTLGEVRAGRGVAVFDPKGDLTRDLLDRLPPEAAERLVLIDPDETQAPAALNLLELADDPYDTADQLVGVMAKVWAATWGPRTDDLARHALLTLMRLPGASLADLPRLLSDPRLRRAALARADRRGHDGWTVDLHAFWSWWDEQTPGLVAQQSGPLLSKLRAVLSRRFAAGLFGVPRSTFSLSDVLDGGILLVRLPKSMGEDTVRLAGSLLLAALLHTAGRRSALPEARRRDASLVIDEAHNFVNLPIGLDDALADARGLRLSLLLAHQHLGQLSRSVFAAIDANARSKVFFALAPSDAADLAHHVKPYFAAEDLIHRDAYGMVCRLVIAGRNAEPFTLRARPAPPVWPGRAELLRQAARARGLPAAERRRLADARRLGPLAQQQPTTQHPHGAELSSPDTFGSAGPILPPGSVR; the protein is encoded by the coding sequence ATGACAGCCGACAAACCCACGCACGACAGCACCGGCGGGCCGCAGACTTCTGCGGCCCGCCTTCGTCTTCGACCCGAAGGCGACCCCGCCCGCGCACGACCGAAGGCGCTGGGGGTCACCGACGCCGACGCCTCCGGCAGGCTCGTCGGCCTGCACGTGGCCGACTCCCGCTACCACCTGCACGTGCTCGGCCCGACCGGCACCGGCAAGTCCACGCTGCTGCTCAACTACACCCTCGGCGAGGTACGCGCCGGGCGCGGCGTGGCCGTGTTCGACCCGAAAGGAGACCTGACCCGCGACCTGCTCGACCGCCTACCGCCCGAGGCAGCGGAGCGGCTGGTGCTCATCGACCCCGACGAGACGCAGGCGCCGGCCGCGCTGAACCTCCTCGAACTGGCCGACGACCCCTACGACACGGCCGATCAGCTCGTCGGGGTCATGGCAAAGGTCTGGGCCGCGACGTGGGGGCCTCGCACCGACGACCTGGCCCGCCACGCGCTGCTGACGTTGATGCGGCTGCCGGGGGCGAGCCTGGCCGACCTGCCCCGGCTGCTGTCCGACCCGCGCCTGCGCCGGGCGGCGCTGGCGCGGGCCGACCGGCGCGGCCACGACGGCTGGACGGTGGACCTGCACGCGTTCTGGTCCTGGTGGGACGAGCAGACCCCCGGCCTGGTCGCGCAACAGTCGGGGCCGCTGCTGTCCAAGCTGCGGGCGGTGCTGTCGCGCCGCTTCGCCGCCGGGCTGTTCGGCGTGCCCCGCTCCACGTTCTCCCTGTCCGACGTCCTGGACGGCGGCATCCTGCTGGTGCGGCTGCCCAAGTCGATGGGCGAGGACACCGTCAGGTTGGCGGGGAGTCTGCTGCTGGCGGCGCTGCTGCACACCGCCGGACGCCGCTCGGCGCTACCGGAGGCGCGGCGGCGGGACGCGTCGCTGGTCATCGACGAGGCGCACAACTTCGTGAACCTGCCCATCGGCCTGGACGACGCCCTGGCCGACGCCCGAGGGCTGCGGCTGTCGCTACTCCTCGCGCACCAGCACCTCGGACAGCTGTCCCGGTCAGTGTTCGCGGCGATCGACGCCAACGCCCGGTCGAAGGTGTTCTTCGCCCTGGCCCCGTCCGACGCCGCCGACCTGGCCCACCACGTCAAGCCCTACTTCGCCGCCGAAGACCTCATCCACCGCGACGCCTACGGCATGGTCTGCCGCCTGGTCATCGCCGGACGCAACGCCGAGCCGTTCACGCTGCGCGCCCGACCGGCCCCGCCGGTCTGGCCCGGCCGCGCCGAACTGCTCCGCCAGGCAGCGCGCGCCCGCGGCCTGCCCGCCGCCGAGCGGCGGCGGCTTGCCGACGCCCGCCGCCTCGGCCCGCTCGCCCAACAGCAGCCCACTACCCAACATCCGCATGGAGCGGAGCTGTCCAGCCCGGACACGTTCGGCAGTGCCGGGCCGATCCTGCCGCCGGGCAGCGTCCGTTGA
- a CDS encoding nucleotidyltransferase — MGMTATERRETLSRWIKPSSDHEQDQQERAERMVRQAIKASDAFASSNVLIYTKGSYPNNTNVRRDSDVDVVVELQDCIYFDYLQGQKPASESSSPYSGSWTPSTWRYAVRNALVGYFGSDGVDATGRIAINVKAVAGSRPSADVVPSFDYRRYDDPNRRTTHIGSCVFPSDGGDKIVNWPTQQLTNGRSLNTSTGGRYKYYVRALKNAENTLVSLGKIKDLPSYFMECLIYNVPKDYLTSGDLSRGFELTLSHLWSKLNDGSAQETMVEPNDLKWLFKGHQKWTVNDAKTLVLATFDHLGYGE; from the coding sequence ATGGGAATGACCGCGACCGAGCGACGGGAGACGCTGTCGCGATGGATCAAGCCCTCGAGTGACCATGAACAGGATCAGCAGGAGCGGGCCGAGCGCATGGTCAGACAGGCGATCAAGGCCAGCGACGCTTTTGCAAGCAGCAACGTGCTGATCTACACCAAAGGTAGCTATCCGAACAATACGAACGTGCGCAGAGATAGTGACGTCGACGTAGTCGTTGAGCTGCAGGACTGCATCTATTTCGACTATCTTCAAGGCCAGAAACCAGCGAGCGAATCTAGTTCTCCGTACTCCGGGTCATGGACGCCATCGACGTGGAGATACGCAGTGCGGAACGCGCTGGTTGGTTACTTCGGATCCGACGGAGTCGATGCCACGGGCCGTATCGCAATCAACGTCAAGGCCGTGGCCGGAAGCCGACCGAGCGCAGATGTCGTTCCCAGCTTCGACTACCGCCGGTATGATGACCCCAACCGTCGCACCACACACATCGGAAGCTGTGTATTTCCCAGTGACGGCGGCGACAAGATCGTTAATTGGCCTACCCAGCAGCTCACCAACGGACGAAGCCTTAATACCAGCACTGGCGGGCGGTACAAGTACTACGTTCGGGCGCTGAAGAACGCCGAGAACACCCTGGTGTCCCTCGGCAAAATCAAGGACCTGCCTTCGTATTTCATGGAATGCCTCATCTACAACGTTCCTAAAGATTACTTGACCAGTGGCGACCTCAGCCGAGGATTTGAATTGACCTTGAGCCATCTCTGGTCAAAGTTGAATGATGGTTCTGCGCAGGAGACCATGGTCGAGCCCAATGACTTGAAGTGGCTCTTTAAGGGACACCAGAAGTGGACCGTGAATGACGCCAAGACTCTTGTCCTCGCAACGTTCGACCATCTGGGATATGGTGAGTAA
- a CDS encoding helical backbone metal receptor — protein MRVVSLVPSLTEAVAATVPEVLVGATDWCTHPAGLTVARVGGSKYPDVAAVLALRPDLVLVNVEENREADADALRAAGVPLHVTYPRTVDEALDELGRLVAVLGAAGEPDWLVRARAAWAGLPAVAPRRAVVPVWRRPWVVLGSDTFAGDVLRRLGIANVYADADERYPRPSLDELHARAADLVVLPDEPYAFTRDDGPEAFPGVPFALVSGRHLTWYGPSLAEAPALLAAQLSSPA, from the coding sequence GTGCGGGTCGTGTCCCTGGTGCCGTCGCTGACCGAGGCGGTCGCGGCGACCGTGCCCGAGGTGCTGGTCGGCGCGACCGACTGGTGTACGCATCCGGCGGGCCTCACGGTGGCCAGGGTGGGCGGCAGCAAGTATCCCGACGTCGCCGCCGTGCTGGCGCTGCGGCCCGACCTGGTGCTGGTCAACGTCGAGGAGAACCGCGAGGCCGACGCCGACGCCCTGCGCGCGGCGGGCGTGCCGCTGCACGTGACCTACCCCCGTACGGTGGACGAGGCGCTCGACGAGCTGGGCCGCCTGGTGGCCGTGCTGGGTGCCGCCGGGGAGCCGGACTGGCTGGTCCGGGCCCGTGCCGCCTGGGCGGGGCTGCCCGCCGTCGCGCCGCGCCGTGCGGTCGTCCCGGTCTGGCGGCGTCCATGGGTGGTGCTCGGCTCGGACACCTTCGCCGGGGACGTTTTGCGGCGGCTCGGCATCGCCAACGTGTACGCGGACGCGGACGAGCGCTACCCCCGCCCGTCCCTGGACGAACTCCACGCCCGCGCCGCCGACCTGGTCGTGCTGCCGGACGAGCCCTACGCGTTCACCCGTGACGACGGTCCGGAGGCGTTTCCGGGCGTGCCCTTCGCGCTGGTCTCCGGCCGGCACCTCACCTGGTACGGCCCGTCCCTGGCCGAGGCTCCGGCGCTGCTCGCCGCCCAGCTGTCCAGCCCCGCCTGA
- a CDS encoding helix-turn-helix domain-containing protein produces MEHAYDTPEVSPAGAGNVEAAGPGWSARVTRTVASQIKHWRERRGLSAKQLSDRTGDLGFRVPRTVIANLETGRRDAVGVAEVLILAAALDVPPTMLLTAVGREEAVEILPDVEVPPWLGRGWILGARHPDYKSFSRANWQDARRAIALYDIHRLLVLEHQQIQTRIKRLTEHDGLSSDQSTLFGDGPQGRTSLLNHAAQEFAYSLDRIRQHRRLIQAEGFLLPTLPPGLAVSVRGSESTGRHHAEDPASDGDSATAGDDLDRLLAPILYDRLNSQMNPPSGGSSD; encoded by the coding sequence ATGGAACATGCGTACGATACGCCCGAGGTGTCGCCCGCCGGAGCCGGCAACGTCGAGGCGGCCGGTCCAGGGTGGTCCGCCCGCGTTACCCGTACGGTTGCGTCGCAGATCAAGCACTGGCGTGAGCGCCGAGGACTCAGTGCTAAGCAGCTGTCGGACAGAACTGGCGATCTTGGCTTCAGGGTTCCTCGCACGGTCATCGCGAACCTTGAAACCGGGCGTCGTGATGCGGTCGGCGTGGCAGAAGTTCTGATCCTGGCAGCGGCGCTCGACGTCCCCCCGACGATGCTCCTCACTGCCGTCGGCCGCGAAGAGGCGGTGGAGATACTCCCGGATGTTGAGGTGCCGCCGTGGTTGGGTCGTGGCTGGATCCTTGGAGCCCGTCACCCTGACTACAAGTCCTTCTCTCGCGCCAACTGGCAGGATGCGCGCCGAGCGATCGCGCTATACGACATTCACAGGCTCTTGGTGCTTGAACATCAGCAGATCCAGACACGGATCAAGCGACTCACCGAGCATGATGGGCTAAGTAGTGATCAGTCGACCTTGTTTGGGGATGGACCTCAAGGTCGGACGTCCCTCCTGAACCACGCAGCCCAAGAGTTCGCCTACAGTCTCGACCGAATCCGTCAGCATCGCAGGCTCATTCAGGCCGAAGGCTTCCTGCTCCCGACACTCCCCCCGGGGCTGGCAGTGAGTGTGCGTGGGTCCGAGTCGACCGGACGCCATCATGCGGAGGACCCAGCTTCCGATGGTGACAGCGCCACGGCAGGCGACGACCTAGATCGGCTCCTTGCTCCTATCCTCTACGACCGGCTGAACTCGCAGATGAATCCTCCATCTGGCGGCTCGTCAGACTGA
- a CDS encoding carboxylesterase/lipase family protein, which produces MTETAVEVVVGTGSGRVRGRVSDGVAVFLGIPYAAAPFGEHRFASPAPVPAWDGVRDALAYGPTAPKAPFPPPLDRLLSDPDIPGEEFLNLNVWAPAGATGRPVMVWIHGGSLRNGSNSLPTYDGRNFARDGVVLVSINYRLGIEGFGVFPDAPGNLGLRDQIAALGWVRDNIAAFGGDPGNVTVFGESAGSISIGALLTSPYAQGLFRRAVLQSGAPTAQQPEAAGRSTRMIAKRLKIPATAAAFAAVPPERLLAAQVAITKGGPPLGNGSGFTLSVDGDVLPRDPMVALHEGAGADVELLLGYNAEEYRLWFVPSGLVDRINRLTLRLALAKFRVKARTARVYRAARPEASPGELLGVIATDRLLRLPLNHLADFRLPHRTWLYEFAWPSPVERLGACHALEIGFVFDTLDSPEGLPLAGPNPPQSLADAMHRAWVDFATTGDPGWPAWDATRPVMRFDAPDSRLVRAPNDPELNAWS; this is translated from the coding sequence ATGACGGAGACTGCGGTCGAGGTGGTGGTCGGGACCGGGAGCGGGCGGGTACGCGGGCGGGTCAGCGACGGCGTCGCGGTCTTCCTCGGCATCCCCTACGCGGCGGCGCCGTTCGGGGAGCACCGGTTCGCGTCACCGGCACCCGTGCCGGCCTGGGACGGGGTGCGCGACGCGCTCGCGTACGGGCCGACCGCGCCCAAGGCGCCGTTCCCGCCGCCGCTGGACCGGCTGCTCAGCGATCCGGACATCCCGGGCGAGGAGTTCCTCAACCTGAACGTGTGGGCGCCCGCCGGGGCCACCGGGCGGCCGGTCATGGTGTGGATCCACGGCGGCTCGCTGCGCAACGGCTCCAACAGCCTGCCCACGTACGACGGGCGTAACTTCGCCCGGGACGGCGTGGTACTGGTGTCGATCAACTACCGGCTCGGCATCGAGGGCTTCGGCGTCTTCCCCGACGCCCCGGGCAACCTCGGCCTGCGCGACCAGATCGCGGCCCTCGGCTGGGTGCGCGACAACATCGCCGCGTTCGGCGGCGACCCGGGCAACGTCACCGTGTTCGGCGAGTCGGCCGGCTCCATCTCCATCGGCGCGCTGCTGACCAGCCCGTACGCGCAGGGGCTGTTCCGGCGGGCGGTGCTGCAGAGCGGCGCGCCGACCGCGCAGCAGCCCGAGGCGGCGGGCCGGTCCACCCGCATGATCGCCAAGCGGCTGAAGATCCCGGCCACCGCGGCGGCGTTCGCGGCCGTCCCGCCGGAGCGGCTGCTCGCGGCGCAGGTGGCGATCACGAAGGGCGGACCGCCGCTCGGCAACGGCAGCGGGTTCACCCTGTCCGTGGACGGCGACGTGCTTCCCCGCGACCCGATGGTCGCGCTGCACGAGGGCGCGGGGGCGGACGTGGAGCTGCTGCTCGGCTACAACGCCGAGGAGTACCGGCTGTGGTTCGTGCCCAGCGGGCTCGTCGACCGGATCAACCGGCTCACGCTGCGCCTGGCCCTGGCCAAGTTCCGGGTCAAGGCCCGCACCGCGCGCGTCTACCGGGCGGCCCGGCCGGAAGCGTCGCCCGGCGAGCTGCTCGGCGTCATCGCGACGGACCGCCTGCTGCGGCTGCCGCTCAACCACCTCGCCGACTTCCGCCTGCCCCACCGCACCTGGCTGTACGAGTTCGCCTGGCCGTCGCCGGTGGAGCGGCTCGGCGCCTGCCACGCGCTGGAGATCGGCTTCGTCTTCGACACCCTCGACTCGCCCGAGGGCCTTCCCCTGGCCGGCCCGAACCCGCCCCAGTCCCTGGCCGACGCCATGCACCGCGCCTGGGTCGACTTCGCCACCACCGGCGACCCCGGCTGGCCCGCCTGGGACGCCACCCGGCCCGTGATGCGCTTCGACGCCCCCGACTCCCGCCTCGTCCGCGCCCCCAACGACCCCGAACTCAACGCCTGGTCCTGA
- a CDS encoding DUF2637 domain-containing protein: MTDPTPLHPTQRLSGRPRGERIEGIVQTVIMLAIGAAAGAASFRHVHDVAASHGQTGWLAWADAVTLEAASIAAGLEMRRRKRHAKPVLFPAATLTCAVALSLAAQVVEAEDSVIGWIAAALPALGFLAMVKMAMGRADPATSTRPAEAADRPPGPDQPQPAPDQPEPGPTRPEPGPVPDTADQSATVPDPAVRALLPAARQAADWLTTAGASLTRTTLARQLRRDGHHLSNQTATALVRALRAHDTAAPKGADEEPPMNATTTTAAARPRPTPHTPPGET; the protein is encoded by the coding sequence ATGACTGACCCGACACCGCTGCACCCGACTCAACGGCTGAGCGGCCGACCGCGCGGCGAGCGCATCGAAGGGATCGTGCAGACGGTCATCATGCTCGCCATCGGAGCCGCCGCCGGGGCGGCCTCCTTCCGCCACGTCCACGACGTCGCGGCCTCCCACGGCCAGACAGGGTGGCTCGCCTGGGCCGACGCGGTCACCTTGGAGGCCGCGAGCATCGCCGCCGGCTTGGAGATGCGCCGCCGCAAGCGCCACGCAAAGCCCGTGCTGTTCCCCGCCGCGACCCTCACCTGCGCGGTGGCGCTGTCCCTGGCAGCCCAGGTCGTCGAGGCCGAAGACTCCGTCATCGGCTGGATCGCCGCAGCGCTACCCGCGCTCGGCTTCCTGGCCATGGTCAAGATGGCCATGGGCAGAGCCGACCCCGCCACCTCAACCCGCCCAGCCGAGGCTGCTGACCGGCCGCCCGGACCCGACCAGCCCCAGCCCGCACCCGACCAGCCCGAGCCCGGACCCACACGGCCCGAGCCCGGACCAGTCCCGGACACGGCGGACCAGTCCGCGACGGTCCCGGACCCCGCCGTGCGGGCACTGCTGCCCGCCGCGCGCCAAGCCGCCGACTGGCTCACCACAGCGGGGGCCAGTTTGACCCGCACCACCCTGGCCCGGCAGCTACGCCGCGACGGCCACCACCTGTCCAACCAGACCGCAACCGCACTCGTGCGCGCCCTCCGCGCCCACGACACCGCCGCGCCCAAGGGCGCAGACGAGGAGCCACCGATGAACGCAACCACCACCACCGCCGCCGCTCGGCCCCGCCCGACGCCGCACACACCACCAGGCGAAACATGA
- a CDS encoding replication-relaxation family protein, with protein MIPRNQPHKVNALRTAPPGGANSADEMRRLMPRDRWLIDLLGQHRVFTTEQVCTLAFGNIHTARNRLVLLNSRGILARFRDAVRPGSEQWRWTLDLIGEVYLAARDDQPTPKFSTIRNKINRLAASPRLGHLLAANDLFVDLIGHARNTSGAQLSNWWSEAACRAVTGDLVRPDGYGDWTEHGRRITFWLEQDQGTEKTHRVIAKLDDYAAFAQASGRRDAILFRLSSPRAEKSFRTRLAAHPAVADGRLLVATNDGTGHPATAIWQPATAPARVRLAELADHLPR; from the coding sequence ATGATCCCAAGAAACCAGCCACACAAAGTCAACGCCCTGCGTACGGCCCCGCCCGGCGGGGCCAACAGCGCCGACGAGATGCGCCGCCTCATGCCCCGCGACCGGTGGCTGATCGACCTGCTCGGCCAGCACCGCGTCTTCACCACCGAGCAGGTCTGCACCCTGGCCTTCGGCAACATCCACACCGCCCGCAACCGCCTCGTGCTGCTCAACTCACGAGGCATCCTGGCCCGCTTCCGCGACGCCGTACGCCCCGGCAGCGAGCAGTGGCGCTGGACCCTCGACCTGATCGGCGAGGTCTACCTCGCCGCCCGCGACGACCAGCCGACCCCGAAGTTCTCCACCATCCGCAACAAGATCAACCGCCTGGCGGCAAGCCCCCGCCTCGGCCACCTCCTGGCCGCCAACGATCTGTTCGTCGACCTGATCGGCCACGCCCGCAACACCAGCGGCGCGCAACTGAGCAACTGGTGGTCGGAGGCGGCGTGCCGCGCCGTCACCGGGGACCTGGTGCGCCCGGACGGCTACGGCGACTGGACCGAGCACGGCAGGCGAATCACGTTCTGGCTGGAGCAGGACCAAGGCACCGAGAAGACCCATCGCGTCATCGCCAAGCTCGACGACTACGCCGCGTTCGCCCAAGCCAGCGGGCGGCGCGACGCGATCCTGTTCCGCCTGTCCAGCCCGAGGGCGGAGAAGTCGTTCCGTACCCGGCTGGCCGCCCACCCCGCCGTCGCCGACGGTCGGCTACTCGTGGCCACCAACGACGGCACCGGCCACCCCGCCACCGCCATCTGGCAGCCCGCCACCGCCCCTGCGAGGGTGCGACTGGCCGAGCTCGCCGACCACCTTCCCCGCTGA
- a CDS encoding SigE family RNA polymerase sigma factor, whose protein sequence is MNRFDGFHEFVVARGGALSRTAFLLTGEHHAAEDLLQSALAKAAARWRQIMEYGQPEAYIRRIMINEHISWWRRRPARPMAQVPEWPGPDEPRQVVDRVVLGRALDTLAPRQRAVVVLRYYEDLTEAETAAAMGCSIGTVMGP, encoded by the coding sequence ATGAACAGATTCGACGGGTTCCACGAGTTCGTCGTGGCCCGCGGGGGAGCCCTGTCGCGGACCGCGTTCCTGCTCACGGGGGAGCATCACGCGGCCGAGGACCTGCTGCAGTCCGCGCTGGCGAAGGCGGCCGCGCGGTGGCGGCAGATCATGGAGTACGGGCAGCCGGAGGCGTACATCCGCCGCATCATGATCAACGAGCACATCTCGTGGTGGCGCAGGCGCCCGGCCCGGCCGATGGCGCAGGTCCCCGAGTGGCCCGGCCCGGACGAGCCGCGCCAGGTGGTGGACCGGGTCGTGCTGGGCCGGGCCCTGGATACGCTCGCGCCCCGCCAGCGGGCGGTGGTCGTGCTGCGCTACTACGAGGACCTGACGGAGGCGGAGACGGCCGCCGCCATGGGCTGCTCCATCGGCACAGTAATGGGTCCATAG
- a CDS encoding FAD-binding dehydrogenase, with the protein MDADVIVVGAGLAGLVATAELADAGKRVILVDQEPEASLGGQAFWSFGGLFLVDSPEQRRMGIKDSRELALQDWLGSAGFDRECDAWPRRWAEAYVDFAAGEKRSWLHAQGVRFFPVVGWAERGGYLADGHGNSVPRFHITWGTGPGVLAPFLRRVRAAQAKGLVTLAFRHRVDGLTQTGGVVDGVRGAVLEPSDAARGEASSRTETGEFELRAQAVVVTSGGIGGNHDLVRRNWPERLGTAPQRLLSGVPAHVDGRMLGITEDAGGNLINRDRMWHYTEGIANWAPIWDRHGIRILPGPSSLWLDATGKRLPVPLFPGFDTLGTLEHIMHTGHEYTWFVLTQKIIEKEFALSGSEQNPDLTGKSVRQVLKRALPGAPGPVEAFKRHGEDFVVADSLDELVAGMNKLTGEGLLDLADVRRQVEARDREIDNAFTKDLQITAIRGARNYRGDKIVRVATPHRLLDPKAGPLIAVRLNILTRKTLGGLETDLGGRVLRADGSPLPGVYAAGEVSGFGGGGVHGYRSLEGTFLGGCIFSGRQAGRAAASAV; encoded by the coding sequence GTGGACGCAGACGTCATCGTGGTCGGAGCAGGGCTGGCGGGGCTTGTCGCCACCGCGGAGCTGGCCGACGCCGGCAAGCGCGTGATCCTGGTGGACCAGGAGCCGGAGGCCTCGCTCGGCGGGCAGGCCTTCTGGTCCTTCGGCGGCCTGTTCCTGGTCGACTCGCCGGAGCAGCGGCGCATGGGCATCAAGGACTCGCGCGAGCTGGCGCTGCAGGACTGGCTGGGCAGCGCCGGGTTCGACCGCGAGTGCGACGCCTGGCCCCGGCGCTGGGCCGAGGCGTACGTCGACTTCGCGGCCGGTGAGAAGCGGTCCTGGCTGCACGCGCAGGGGGTGCGGTTCTTCCCGGTGGTGGGCTGGGCCGAGCGCGGCGGTTACCTCGCCGACGGGCACGGCAACTCGGTGCCGCGCTTCCACATCACCTGGGGCACCGGGCCGGGCGTGCTGGCGCCCTTCCTCCGCCGGGTCCGTGCCGCGCAGGCGAAGGGCCTGGTCACGCTGGCGTTCCGGCACCGGGTCGACGGGCTGACCCAGACCGGCGGCGTCGTCGACGGGGTACGCGGCGCGGTGCTGGAGCCGAGCGACGCCGCACGCGGCGAGGCCAGCTCGCGGACCGAGACGGGCGAGTTCGAGCTGCGCGCCCAGGCCGTGGTCGTCACCTCCGGCGGCATCGGCGGCAACCACGACCTGGTGCGGCGCAACTGGCCGGAGCGGCTGGGCACGGCGCCGCAGCGGCTGCTGTCCGGCGTGCCCGCGCACGTGGACGGGCGCATGCTCGGCATCACCGAGGACGCGGGCGGCAACCTGATCAACCGTGACCGGATGTGGCACTACACCGAGGGCATCGCCAACTGGGCGCCGATCTGGGACCGGCACGGCATCCGGATCCTGCCCGGCCCGTCCTCGCTGTGGCTGGACGCGACCGGCAAGCGGCTGCCCGTGCCGCTGTTCCCGGGCTTCGACACGCTGGGCACGCTCGAGCACATCATGCACACCGGGCACGAGTACACCTGGTTCGTCCTGACCCAGAAGATCATCGAGAAGGAGTTCGCGCTGTCGGGCTCCGAGCAGAACCCGGACCTGACCGGCAAGTCGGTGCGCCAGGTGCTGAAGCGGGCGCTGCCCGGCGCGCCCGGCCCGGTCGAGGCGTTCAAGCGGCACGGCGAGGACTTCGTCGTCGCGGACTCGCTGGACGAGCTGGTCGCGGGCATGAACAAGCTGACCGGCGAAGGGCTGCTCGACCTCGCCGACGTACGCCGCCAGGTCGAGGCGCGGGACCGGGAGATCGACAACGCGTTCACCAAGGACCTGCAGATCACGGCGATCCGCGGGGCGCGCAACTACCGCGGCGACAAGATCGTGCGGGTGGCCACGCCGCACCGGCTGCTGGACCCGAAGGCGGGGCCGCTGATCGCGGTCCGGCTCAACATCCTCACCCGCAAGACGCTGGGCGGGCTGGAGACCGACCTGGGCGGCCGGGTGCTGCGCGCCGACGGCAGCCCGCTGCCCGGCGTGTACGCGGCGGGCGAGGTGTCCGGCTTCGGCGGTGGCGGCGTGCACGGGTACCGCTCGCTGGAGGGCACCTTCCTCGGCGGCTGCATCTTCTCCGGCCGCCAGGCCGGCCGCGCCGCCGCGTCCGCCGTCTGA